Proteins co-encoded in one Ornithorhynchus anatinus isolate Pmale09 chromosome 14, mOrnAna1.pri.v4, whole genome shotgun sequence genomic window:
- the MRPL42 gene encoding 39S ribosomal protein L42, mitochondrial, translating into MASTVGWTLGPRTMLPRLVAFSRLVSIQNGAAFSACHKSTYTPLPDNYNCKVELALTSDGRTIVCYHPTLDFPYSHTKPLPRPDPSKNEAETHDQILKMQLEVEKKRLEPEINIEQLSKIFYTTKHRWYPVGQYHMRRKKVNPPKDR; encoded by the exons ATGGCATCAACAGTAGGATGGACATTAGGGCCCAGGACAATGTTGCCCCGTTTAGTTGCGTTCAGCAGACTGGTTTCAATACAGA ATGGAGCTGCATTTTCTGCTTGTCACAAATCTACATATACTCCTCTTCCAGATAATTATAATTG CAAGGTGGAGCTAGCTTTGACATCCGATGGCAGGACGATAGTTTGCTACCACCCTACCTTGGACTTTCCGTATTCACATACAAAG CCTCTACCTCGACCAGATCCTAGCAAAAACGAAGCCGAAACACATGATCAAATACTGAAAATGCAGTTGGAAGTTGAGAAGAAACGGTTGGAGCCAGAAATCAACATAGAACAGCTTAGCAAAATATTCTACACAACCAAGCATCGCTGGTACCCAGTGGGGCA GTACCATATGCGGCGCAAGAAGGTCAACCCTCCCAAAGACCGGTGA